One window of the Salvia splendens isolate huo1 chromosome 1, SspV2, whole genome shotgun sequence genome contains the following:
- the LOC121811363 gene encoding phosphatidylinositol 4-phosphate 5-kinase 2-like, which produces MPLTEKGGKMPEPQAENRVKKPSDDDNLERENQKSIDATTTTPRSVLIIPRSKSQATSRRVAPTSIEDSGSVRVTEKRLPNGDLYIGTFSNNTPHGSGKYLWEDGCMYEGEWKKGKASGKGKFLWPSGATFEGEFKSGRMEGTGTFIGPDGDMYRGSWCGDRKHGYGVKHYSNGDYYEGQWKRNSQDGQGRYLWSNGNEYIGEWRNGIIHGRGVLVWNNRNRFDGNWENGVPKGQGVFTWPDGSCYIGSWANDLSWSNNTAQILNGTFYPAHTVRSGGVGDEGCFSQKLSAPVGEEGVVAVSGGGKKRASVDGGAAERVFPRICIWESDGEAGDITCDIVDNVVFNQDGIKQFRRNPCCFSGGEAKKPGETISKGHKNYELMLNLQLGIRHSVGKLASNLRELKLSDFDGKEKFWTRFPSEGSKITPPHQSAEFRWKDYNPVVFRHLRQLFQIDPADYMLAICGNEALRELSSPGKSGSLFYLTQDGRFMIKTVKKSEAKVLIKMLPSYYHHVYCYENSLVTKFYGVHCVKPVGGVKTRFIVMGNLFCSEYRIHRRFDLKGSSHGRTTDKLKGDIDETTTLKDLDLDYVFRLHTNWYQDLIKQIDRDCEFLETERIMDYSLLVGLHFRDVSTGDKIGLSPFLLRTGKSDSYKNEKFMRGCRFLEAELQDMDRVLSGRKPLIRLGANMPARAERAARRSVDQCTPGGLSSLTSSRSGEIYEVVLYFGIIDILQDYDITKKLEHAYKSLQVDPASISAVDPKLYSKRFRDFVGRIFLEDR; this is translated from the exons ATGCCATTGACGGAAAAGGGGGGGAAAATGCCGGAGCCACAGGCGGAAAACAGAGTGAAGAAGCCAAGCGACGACGAcaatctagagagagaaaatcaGAAATCAATCGACGCGACGACTACGACGCCGAGGTCAGTGCTCATCATTCCGCGGAGCAAGTCTCAGGCGACGAGCCGCCGCGTGGCGCCGACTTCAATCGAAGACTCTGGCTCAGTTAGGGTTACGGAGAAGCGCCTCCCCAACGGAGATCTGTACATCGGGACATTCTCGAACAACACTCCGCACGGATCGGGGAAGTATCTGTGGGAGGACGGGTGCATGTACGAGGGCGAGTGGAAGAAGGGGAAGGCAAGCGGGAAGGGGAAATTCTTGTGGCCGTCCGGCGCTACTTTCGAAGGAGAGTTCAAATCGGGTCGGATGGAAGGAACGGGCACGTTTATCGGGCCGGACGGGGATATGTACCGAGGGTCGTGGTGTGGGGATCGGAAGCACGGGTATGGAGTGAAGCATTACAGCAATGGCGATTACTACGAGGGGCAGTGGAAGAGGAATTCACAGGACGGGCAGGGCAGGTATCTGTGGAGCAACGGGAATGAATACATCGGTGAATGGAGGAACGGAATTATTCATGGAAGAGGCGTTTTGGTCTGGAACAACCGGAATCGATTCGATGGGAATTGGGAGAACGGCGTTCCCAAAGGGCAGGGGGTTTTCACTTGGCCGGACGGGAGCTGTTACATCGGGAGCTGGGCGAATGATTTAAGCTGGAGCAATAACACTGCGCAGATATTGAACGGCACATTTTATCCTGCTCACACCGTGAGAAGCGGCGGGGTTGGGGATGAGGGGTGTTTTAGTCAAAAGCTGTCGGCACCGGTGGGGGAGGAGGGCGTTGTTGCGGTGTCTGGTGGTGGGAAGAAGCGGGCGTCGGTGGACGGAGGGGCGGCGGAAAGGGTTTTTCCGAGGATTTGCATTTGGGAGTCGGATGGGGAAGCTGGGGATATTACTTGTGACATTGTTGATAATGTCGTCTTCAATCAGGATGGGATTAAGCAGTTTAGGAGGAACCCTTGTTGCTTTAGTGGCGGCGAGGCGAAGAAGCCGGGAGAGACGATTTCGAAAGGGCATAAGAATTACGAGCTCATGCTCAATCTCCAGCTCGGGATAAGGCATTCTGTTGGGAAGCTTGCTTCTAACTTGCGCGAGCTCAAGCTGAGTGATTTTGATGGTAAGGAGAAATTCTGGACTAGGTTTCCTTCGGAAGGGTCGAAAATCACGCCGCCGCATCAGTCTGCTGAGTTCCGGTGGAAGGATTACAATCCTGTGGTGTTTAG ACATTTAAGGCAGCTATTTCAAATAGATCCTGCGGATTACATGTTAGCCATTTGTGGAAACGAGGCGTTGAGGGAGCTTTCGTCTCCCGGGAAGAGTGGAAGTTTGTTTTACCTAACACAGGATGGTCGTTTCATGATCAAAACTGTGAAGAAATCAGAAGCCAAG GTGCTTATAAAGATGCTTCCTAGTTACTATCACCACGTCTATTGCTATGAAAACTCGCTGGTGACGAAGTTCTATGGAGTTCATTGTGTGAAACCAGTGGGTGGTGTCAAG ACGCGTTTCATTGTGATGGGGAATTTGTTCTGCTCAGAGTATCGAATCCATAGAAGATTCGATTTGAAAGGATCCTCCCATGGCCGCACGACTGATAAGCTTAAGGGAGATATTGATGAGACCACAACCTTGAAAGACCTTGACCTTGATTATGTATTTAGGCTGCATACAAATTGGTATCAAGATCTTATCAA ACAAATTGATCGCGACTGTGAATTCCTGGAGACAGAACGAATAATGGATTACAGCCTCTTAGTTGGCCTTCATTTTCGTGATGTTAGCACTGGCGACAAGATTGGTTTATCGCCATTTCTTCTGCGCACAG GGAAGAGTGATTCATACAAGAACGAAAAGTTCATGCGTGGCTGTCGTTTCCTTGAAGCCGAACTGCAAGACATGGACCGGGTCCTATCTGGCAG GAAGCCATTGATCAGGCTAGGGGCCAACATGCCAGCACGAGCCGAGCGAGCGGCTCGAAGGAGTGTGGACCAGTGCACACCGGGAGGCTTGAGCAGCCTGACATCCTCACGCAGTGGTGAAATCTATGAAGTGGTCCTCTACTTTGGCATCATAGACATTTTACAAGACTATGATATTACCAAAAAGCTCGAACATGCCTACAAATCGTTGCAAGTTGACCCCGCCTCAATCTCAGCAGTCGATCCCAAGCTCTACTCGAAGAGATTCCGCGATTTTGTTGGGAGAATATTCCTTGAGGATAGATGA
- the LOC121811345 gene encoding oxysterol-binding protein-related protein 1C-like produces MLDSGMYPFCCVSSMAISNSSIPAAAQSPARIQNLAATSRVSSARVSAADHGGGAVSLSNSNSNRHSHNHGQSRDLKINDIVGDGVSGILYKWVNYGRGWRPRWFVLQDGVLSYYKIHGPDKIVVNQETESGSRVIGETSMRRVMGQRSYQNHHHWNGTSPGKSRTPVGEVHLKVSSIRESRSDDRRFSIFTGTKRLHLRAESREDKLAWMEVLQTMKDMFPRMSNSELMAPVDNLAVSTEKLRRRLLEEGVSEAVIQDSEQIMKDEFSSLQNQLMLLKQKHWFLMDTLRQLETEKVDLENTVVDESQRQLKEIGASSRSRQDKYSESASESEYENEGAGAADEDTDEEDNTFFDTKDFLSSSSFKSNESDFRTSSLSSGDDLSTFESEDGIDPDIRFAGRNFPRVKRRKKLPDPVEKEKGVSLWSMIKDNIGKDLTKVCLPVYFNEPLSSLQKCFEDVEYSYLLDRAYEWGKKGNSLMRILNVAAFAVSGYASTEGRNCKPFNPLLGETYEADYPDKGLRFFSEKVSHHPMIVACHCEGTGWRFYGDSNLKSKFWGRSIQLDPVGILTVEFDDGTVFQWSKVTTSIYNLILGKLYCDHYGTMRIQENHDYSCKLKFKEQSIIDRNPHQVHGVVQDKSGKTVATLFGKWDESMHYVDGDFSKGKGHESLSEARLLWKRSKPLQCPTRYNLTRFAITMNELTPGLKEKLPPTDSRLRPDQRCLENGEYEKANVEKLRLEQRQRQARSMQEKGWKPRWFAKDKGSETYRYVGGYWEAREQGNWEASHDVFGNIHSDHTTD; encoded by the exons ATGCTGGATTCCGGAATGTACCCCTTCTGCTGCGTCTCGTCAATGGCGATCAGCAACTCCTCCATCCCTGCCGCCGCGCAATCGCCGGCCAGAATTCAGAATTTGGCGGCGACCTCGAGGGTTTCGTCGGCGCGTGTTTCCGCCGCCGATCACGGCGGCGGTGCTGTGAGCTTGAGCAATTCGAACAGCAATCGCCACAGTCATAATCATGGTCAGAGCCGCGATTTGAAGATTAACGATATAGTTGGGGACGGGGTTTCGGGGATTCTGTACAAGTGGGTGAATTACGGGAGGGGATGGCGGCCGCGGTGGTTCGTGTTGCAAGACGGAGTGTTGAGCTACTATAAGATCCACGGGCCGGATAAGATTGTTGTTAATCAGGAGACGGAGAGCGGGTCCAGGGTGATTGGGGAGACATCGATGCGGCGGGTTATGGGGCAGCGTAGCTACCAGAATCATCATCACTGGAATGGAACTTCTCCGGGGAAGAGCCGGACGCCAGTTGGTGAAGTTCATTTGAAG GTCTCGTCTATTCGAGAGAGCCGATCAGATGATAGGAGATTCTCTATTTTTACGGGTACTAAGAGGCTCCATCTAAGGGCTGAGAGCAGAGAGGATAAATTAGCATGGATGGAGGTATTGCAGACTATGAAGGACATGTTTCCAAGGATGTCCAACAGTGAGTTAATGGCTCCCGTGGACAACCTAGCTGTATCGACAGAAAAGCTGAGGCGGAGGTTGTTGGAAGAAGGGGTGAGCGAGGCTGTAATTCAGGACAGTGAGCAGATCATGAAGGATGAGTTCTCTTCATTGCAGAATCAGCTGATGCTCTTGAAACAGAAGCATTGGTTTCTCATGGACACATTGCGGCAGTTAGAG ACAGAAAAAGTGGATCTGGAGAATACAGTTGTCGACGAGAGTCAGAGGCAGTTAAAAGAAATTGGAGCATCCTCTAGATCAAGGCAAGATAAGTATAGTG AAAGTGCCAGTGAGTCTGAATATGAAAATGAAGGAGCTGGTGCAGCTGACGAAgacacagatgaagaagataatACTTTCTTTGACACCAAGGATTTTCTTTCTTCTAGCTCTTTTAAGAGCAATGAGTCCGACTTTAGGACATCGTCATTGTCATCTGGTGATGATCTTAGTACTTTTGAATCTGAGGATGGTATTGATCCTGACATTAGATTTGCCGGAAGAAACTTTCCTCGTGTTAAGCGTAGGAAAAAATTGCCCGATCCTGTCGAGAAGGAGAAAGGAGTGAGTTTATGGTCAATGATCAAAGACAACATCGGGAAGGATCTCACGAAAGTTTGTCTCCCTGTCTACTTCAATGAGCCTCTCTCTTCTCTGCAAAAATGTTTTGAAGATGTTGAATATTCATATCTTCTTGATCGAGCTTATGAATGGGGAAAGAAG ggTAACAGCCTAATGAGGATTCTAAATGTAGCTGCATTTGCTGTATCTGGCTATGCTTCTACAGAAGGAAGAAATTGCAAACCTTTTAATCCATTGTTAGGGGAGACATATGAAGCTGATTATCCAGACAAAGGCTTGCGATTTTTCTCAGAAAAG GTGAGTCATCACCCCATGATTGTAGCATGCCATTGTGAGGGCACAGGCTGGAGGTTTTATGGCGATAGTAATCTGAAAAGCAAATTCTGGGGTCGGTCCATTCAGCTTGATCCTGTGGGCATTCTGACTGTCGAATTCGATGATGGAACAGTATTTCAATGGAGTAAG GTTACAACATCTATATATAATCTCATTTTGGGAAAACTATATTGTGACCACTATGGTACTATGCGGATACAAGAAAATCACGACTACTCTTGTAAGCTTAAATTCAAGGAGCAGTCCATCATAGACCGGAATCCTCATCAG GTGCATGGAGTTGTCCAAGACAAGAGTGGAAAGACGGTGGCAACATTGTTTGGGAAATGGGATGAGAGCATGCACTATGTTGATGGAGATTTCTCCAAAGGAAAAGGTCATGAATCTCTATCTGAAGCTCGATTGCTATGGAAACGCAGCAAGCCTCTACAGTGCCCGACACGTTATAACTTGACTCGCTTTGCCATCACAATGAATGAGCTTACTCCAGGATTAAAG gagaagctaccccCAACAGATTCAAGATTGAGACCCGACCAGAGGTGCTTGGAAAATGGGGAGTACGAGAAGGCGAACGTTGAAAAATTGCGGCTAGAGCAACGTCAACGACAG GCTAGGTCGATGCAAGAGAAGGGGTGGAAGCCACGTTGGTTTGCGAAAGACAAAGGATCGGAGACATACCGTTATGTTGGTGGATACTGGGAAGCTAGGGAACAGGGCAACTGGGAAGCATCCCACGATGTTTTTGGTAATATACATTCTGATCACACTACAGATTGA
- the LOC121811353 gene encoding multiple organellar RNA editing factor 1, mitochondrial-like, with the protein MAFRPLSLRRVLSLLEHSVHGHKPKPLSFLSAARLLPSPTPASQFTRRSFTSSTTLFRRGFNPETDEIGPDTILFEGCDYNHWLITVDFPKDSSIPREQMIETYINIAAQVFGGVEEAKKKIYALSTTTYQGFQVECSEETSEKFKSIPQVVFVLPDSYIDPVNKEYGGDKYVNGEIFPRPPPVHYGRRSNRDRRPREQNYGPPPQQNYGQPPQQNYGQPPQQNYGPPPQQNYGPPPQQNYEQPLRQNVRQAPQQNFGTPPPQNYGPPPQQNYGSPPYPSSATPQQQNYKPPQTSYTPQPQHSYGSPSQQSYVPNPRGGYPNSPNLPPHPNNSSAGSGERSGYSISEHDQRNATPSYQGNFNRAELETDYAQEQGRHQTQSHARPGQRGYTQDANYGSSQDGGFGQVSGGYRNFSSSQNN; encoded by the exons ATGGCCTTCCGTCCACTTAGCCTCCGACGCGTTCTTTCCCTTCTAGAGCACTCTGTCCATGGCCACAAACCCAAACCACTGTCCTTCCTCTCCGCCGCTCGGCTTCTTCCATCCCCCACCCCGGCTTCGCAGTTTACGCGCCGCTCCTTCACTTCTTCCACCACCCTATTCCGCAGGGGATTCAATCCGGAGACGGACGAAATCGGCCCCGACACAATCCTCTTCGAAGGGTGCGATTACAACCACTGGCTGATCACCGTCGATTTCCCCAAGGACTCCAGTATTCCACGCGAACAGATGATCGAAACCTATATCAATATCGCTGCACAAGTCTTCGGCGG TGTCGAAGAGGCAAAGAAGAAAATATATGCACTGAGTACAACAACATATCAAGGTTTTCAGGTTGAGTGTTCGGAAGAGACATCTGAAAAGTTTAAAA GTATTCCGCAAGTGGTATTTGTATTGCCAGATTCCTATATTGATCCAGTAAATAAGGAATACGGAG GGGACAAGTATGTCAATGGAGAGATTTTTCCAAGACCGCCCCCAGTGCATTATGGGAGAAGAAGCAACAGGGATAGGCGTCCAAGAGAGCAGAACTATGGGCCGCCTCCACAGCAGAACTATGGGCAACCACCACAGCAGAACTACGGGCAACCACCACAACAGAATTACGGGCCACCACCACAACAGAATTACGGGCCACCACCACAACAGAACTATGAGCAACCACTACGACAAAACGTCAGGCAAGCACCCCAGCAGAACTTTGGGACACCACCCCCGCAGAACTATGGGCCACCACCCCAGCAAAATTATGGGTCACCACCCTACCCGAGCAGTGCAACACCTCAGCAGCAGAACTACAAGCCACCACAGACCAGTTATACACCACAGCCACAACACAGCTACGGATCTCCATCACAGCAGAGCTATGTGCCGAACCCACGTGGAGGTTATCCAAATTCACCTAATTTACCACCTCATCCAAATAATAGTTCGGCTGGATCGGGTGAAAGAAGTGGTTACAGTATCTCAGAACACGATCAAAGAAATGCTACGCCTTCTTATCAGGGAAACTTCAACCGAGCAGAGCTTGAGACTGATTATGCACAGGAACAGGGAAGACATCAGACTCAGAGCCATGCACGACCTGGACAAAGGGGATATACGCAAGATGCTAATTATGGCTCTTCACAAGATGGAGGTTTTGGGCAAGTATCTGGGGGATATAGAAACTTTTCATCTTCCCAAAATAATTGA